One window of the Montipora foliosa isolate CH-2021 chromosome 4, ASM3666993v2, whole genome shotgun sequence genome contains the following:
- the LOC138001137 gene encoding uncharacterized protein, protein MAFKDLRNSLIISYDDGFIDDEEFILLYDLYSSKDLDFPYDVYAPFDLDELDEAECVAEFRFRKRDVRALAEVLRVPDTITCEQGSVCTGIEGLCMLLRRMAYPCRYGDMIPRFAKPVPVLSMITNQMLDFIYNVHGHKVLNWNHDLLSPANLQTYVDAITAKGAPLDNCFGFIDGTIRAIARPEQHQRILYNGHKRVHALKFQSIALPNGLIGNLYGPVEGRKHDAGMLVDSGLLHDLEQFAFNPAGQPLCVYGDPAYPLRVHLQGPFKHGVLSPQMEEYNAAMSAVRSSVEWLYGDVVNSFKFNDFKKNLKLFLNCVGKLYVVSVILRNAVTCLYGNLTSTYFDLLPPRLDNYFA, encoded by the exons ATGGCGTTCAAAGACTTGCGCAATTCGCTTATAATAAGCTACGACGATGGCTTCATTGACGATGAAGAATTTATTCTTCTTTACGACCTTTATTCTTCGAAAGACCTTGATTTTCCGTATGATGTTTACGCACCGTTTGACCTCGACGAACTCGACGAAGCTGAATGTGTGGCAGAGTTTCGTTTTCGTAAAAGAGACGTACGAGCTTTGGCAGAAGTTTTACGGGTTCCAGATACCATAACATGCGAGCAAGGTTCTGTTTGTACCGGCATTGAAGGCCTATGCATGCTCCTAAGGCGAATGGCTTACCCATGTAGATATGGTGATATGATACCCAGATTTGCTAAACCAGTGCCAGTGCTCTCTATGATCACCAACCAGATGCTTGACTTTATTTACAATGTACACGGACACAAGGTATTGAATTGGAATCATGATCTTCTTAGTCCTGCAAACCTCCAGACGTATGTTGACGCTATAACAGCTAAAGGTGCTCCACTGGACAACTGCTTTGGGTTCATAGATGGAACCATAAGAGCCATTGCACGCCCTGAACAACACCAAAGGATTCTCTACAATGGCCATAAGAGAGTCCATGCTCTTAAGTTTCAAAGCATTGCTCTTCCCAATGGTTTGATAGGGAATTTATATGGTCCAGTTG aaGGAAGGAAGCATGATGCAGGCATGCTAGTTGACTCAGGGCTGCTTCATGATTTGGAGCAGTTTGCATTTAATCCAGCTGGTCAGCCCCTTTGTGTGTATGGTGACCCTGCCTACCCACTAAGGGTTCATCTTCAAGGTCCTTTCAAGCATGGTGTTCTATCTCCTCAAATGGAAGAATACAATGCTGCAATGAGTGCTGTTAGGAGCTCAGTAGAGTGGCTTTATGGGGATGTGGTTAATTCTTTTAAGTTCAATGActtcaaaaaaaatttgaagctCTTTCTTAACTGTGTTGGGAAACTGTATGTGGTTTCTGTAATACTTCGAAATGCAGTAACATGCTTGTACGGAAACCTGACTTCAACCTATTTTGATCTCCTTCCACCAAGGCttgataattattttgcatag